One part of the Algibacter sp. L1A34 genome encodes these proteins:
- a CDS encoding TonB-dependent receptor — MRKHINKLLIVATTLVATFGYAQSKQNDTINTGVIDVVKPYAPSISDAFKVKETPTLDDATTETKKDIKYNIFSFPVASTFTPSKGKAAVVEKAKPVKLFDNYATLGVGTYTTILGEVYLNHAISRNESVGGYVSHHSSAGDIDGIEFDNGFSDSKINVNYASRMRDMAWNVDGGFQYQKYNWYGVPDGEVLAAQTNNIDVDHTFYSAHFGGDISFEDTYINSGSVFFRRFGDNQGSGENRFIAKAKVDVPVNGEEISTSVKIDYLGGTSDQDFNNITDVEYGNFQVGLMPSYQLIRDDLTLNLGVSAYYLNDSNSGENKFYIYPNVTATYRLVSDVVIAYGGLQGDLIQNSYYDFATENPFVSPTLSIAPTDQQYNAYVGLKGKLSSTMSYNVSGSYASDQNKALFRTNAVRNYSDQRQYDYGNSFGIVYDNITTFGVSGEINVDINRNFNLGVKAEYFSYDSDNEAEAWNLPDVKGSLFLDYQINENWFAGANLFYTGERKDLLELEGTFIPTTSTPVTLDSYFDANAHAGYHINEQISVFAKANNIANNSYQRWQNTPVQGIQFLVGATFKFDFQ; from the coding sequence ATGCGCAAGCACATCAATAAACTATTAATTGTTGCAACTACATTAGTCGCAACATTTGGGTATGCACAAAGCAAACAGAATGATACTATAAATACTGGTGTTATCGATGTTGTTAAACCCTACGCGCCATCAATTTCCGATGCTTTTAAAGTAAAAGAAACACCAACTTTAGATGATGCAACTACCGAAACTAAAAAAGATATTAAATACAATATATTTTCGTTTCCTGTAGCTTCGACTTTTACGCCATCTAAAGGAAAAGCGGCAGTTGTAGAAAAAGCAAAACCCGTAAAATTATTCGATAACTACGCTACGCTTGGTGTTGGTACCTATACCACTATTTTGGGCGAGGTATATTTAAATCATGCCATTAGCCGTAATGAAAGTGTTGGTGGTTATGTAAGTCATCATTCATCTGCTGGAGATATCGACGGCATTGAATTTGATAATGGGTTTTCAGACTCAAAAATAAATGTCAATTATGCTAGTCGTATGCGAGATATGGCATGGAATGTAGATGGCGGTTTTCAATACCAAAAATATAATTGGTATGGTGTTCCAGATGGAGAAGTTCTAGCTGCACAAACCAATAATATAGACGTAGATCATACCTTTTACAGTGCTCATTTTGGAGGCGATATCAGTTTCGAAGATACCTATATAAATTCTGGAAGTGTATTTTTTAGACGTTTTGGAGATAACCAAGGTTCGGGTGAAAATAGATTCATTGCAAAAGCAAAAGTAGATGTGCCAGTTAATGGCGAAGAGATTTCAACCAGCGTGAAAATTGATTATTTAGGTGGTACATCCGATCAGGATTTTAATAATATAACGGATGTCGAATACGGTAATTTTCAAGTAGGTCTTATGCCGAGTTATCAATTAATTCGTGACGATTTAACTTTAAATTTAGGCGTTTCAGCTTACTACTTAAACGATAGTAATAGTGGTGAAAATAAATTTTATATCTATCCAAATGTAACAGCAACCTACCGTTTGGTTAGTGATGTTGTTATTGCTTATGGAGGTTTACAAGGTGATTTAATTCAAAATTCTTATTACGATTTTGCAACCGAAAATCCATTCGTGTCTCCAACATTATCTATTGCTCCAACCGACCAGCAATACAATGCTTACGTAGGTTTAAAAGGGAAGTTATCGAGTACTATGAGTTATAATGTTAGCGGAAGTTATGCTTCAGATCAAAACAAAGCCTTGTTCCGCACCAATGCTGTTAGAAATTATTCCGATCAACGTCAATACGACTACGGAAACTCATTCGGAATTGTTTACGATAATATAACCACTTTTGGAGTTTCTGGAGAAATAAATGTGGATATCAATCGTAATTTTAATTTAGGAGTAAAAGCTGAATATTTCAGTTACGATAGTGATAACGAAGCCGAAGCTTGGAATTTACCAGATGTAAAAGGCTCTCTGTTTTTAGATTATCAAATAAACGAAAACTGGTTTGCAGGTGCTAATTTATTTTACACTGGCGAACGTAAAGATCTTTTAGAACTAGAAGGGACTTTTATACCAACAACATCTACGCCGGTAACTTTAGATAGTTATTTCGATGCTAACGCACACGCCGGGTATCATATAAACGAACAGATTTCGGTGTTTGCAAAAGCTAATAATATTGCTAACAATAGTTATCAACGTTGGCAAAATACACCAGTACAAGGTATTCAGTTTTTAGTAGGAGCGACCTTTAAATTTGATTTTCAATAA
- a CDS encoding class I SAM-dependent methyltransferase, which produces MKDLFGQALLDYQNGHYTEDIITSTSISDDDVLPLPYLFREFKEMPKLEQKALKLAQGSVLDVGCGTGNHTLFLQEKDIKVKAIDISKGAIEVAKLRGVLHAETKNILDETKTFDTVLLLMNGTGIFQELSQVSKYLTHLKSLLNTSGQILIDSSDIKYMYKDEDGGYWMDTNSNYYGELDYFLSYKGEKETAMKWLYLDFDTLKLACETVGLNCDLVLDGEHFDYLARLTSI; this is translated from the coding sequence ATGAAAGACCTTTTCGGACAAGCCCTATTAGATTACCAAAACGGACATTATACCGAAGATATTATAACATCTACAAGTATTTCTGATGATGATGTTTTGCCTCTCCCCTATTTATTTCGTGAATTTAAAGAGATGCCTAAACTTGAACAAAAGGCATTAAAATTAGCTCAAGGTTCTGTTTTGGATGTGGGTTGTGGTACAGGAAATCACACATTGTTTTTGCAAGAAAAAGATATTAAAGTTAAAGCTATTGATATATCTAAAGGAGCAATTGAAGTTGCTAAGCTTCGCGGTGTTTTACATGCTGAAACCAAAAATATTTTAGATGAAACTAAAACTTTTGATACAGTTTTACTTTTAATGAATGGTACTGGGATTTTTCAGGAATTATCGCAGGTTTCAAAATATTTAACACATTTAAAATCCTTATTGAATACTAGTGGACAAATTTTAATCGATTCCTCGGATATTAAATACATGTACAAAGATGAAGATGGCGGTTATTGGATGGATACCAATTCTAATTATTATGGTGAACTAGACTATTTTTTATCTTATAAAGGTGAAAAAGAAACGGCGATGAAATGGTTATATCTCGATTTTGATACTTTAAAACTAGCTTGTGAAACTGTTGGCTTAAACTGCGATTTGGTTTTAGATGGTGAGCATTTTGATTATTTAGCACGATTGACATCTATTTAA
- a CDS encoding YkgJ family cysteine cluster protein, with translation MQDILKHLPKQAKDKHNENKKFFAKLKKKPPKNLDYVMQDLHEQEFKRTDCLECANCCKTTGPLFTDKDVDRIAKHFRMKTQQFISQFLRVDDENDYVLQSVPCTFLGADNYCSIYDVRPKACREFPHTDRNKFQQISNLTIKNVAICPAAFNIVEEMKKRIKV, from the coding sequence ATGCAAGACATTTTAAAACATCTTCCAAAACAGGCCAAAGATAAGCATAACGAGAATAAAAAATTCTTCGCAAAGCTAAAAAAGAAGCCACCAAAAAATTTAGATTATGTTATGCAAGATTTGCATGAACAAGAGTTTAAACGTACAGATTGTTTGGAGTGTGCTAATTGTTGTAAAACTACTGGGCCGTTATTTACAGATAAAGATGTAGATCGAATTGCAAAACATTTTCGGATGAAAACGCAACAATTTATCTCGCAGTTTTTACGTGTTGATGATGAAAATGATTATGTTTTACAAAGCGTGCCATGTACCTTTTTGGGCGCCGATAATTATTGCTCTATTTATGACGTTCGGCCAAAAGCCTGTCGGGAATTTCCACACACCGATAGAAATAAGTTTCAGCAAATATCGAATTTAACCATAAAAAATGTGGCTATTTGTCCAGCGGCATTTAATATAGTAGAAGAAATGAAAAAGCGGATTAAGGTTTAA
- a CDS encoding sterol desaturase family protein: protein MQTLLNYFETIPSLHRSIILVGGLAFFWILEGAVPLFKFNYKKWQHSGPNIFFTLTTVIINFALAFLLLNSADWVMVNNFGILNWLPEMPLWMYIILGVFLMDFFGAYLVHFVEHKVPMLWMVHLVHHSDHKVDTTTANRHHPLESVIRFIFTLLGVFVIGAPIGIVMLYQSMSLVATQFTHANIKLPKSVDKIMSYVLVSPDMHKVHHHYMLPYTDSNYGNIFSVWDRLLGTYMDFDREKLIYGVDVFPDEKANGNIKELLKQPFKKYERPTIISDKD from the coding sequence TTGCAAACTTTACTAAACTATTTCGAAACCATACCATCATTACACCGCAGTATAATTTTAGTAGGAGGTTTAGCCTTTTTCTGGATTTTAGAAGGTGCAGTGCCTTTATTTAAATTCAATTATAAAAAATGGCAACATTCTGGACCTAATATATTTTTTACACTAACCACTGTAATTATTAATTTTGCACTAGCCTTTTTACTTCTAAATTCTGCCGATTGGGTTATGGTAAATAACTTCGGGATTTTAAATTGGTTACCAGAAATGCCACTTTGGATGTATATTATTCTTGGTGTATTTTTAATGGACTTTTTTGGAGCGTATTTAGTGCATTTTGTAGAACATAAAGTACCAATGTTATGGATGGTGCATTTGGTTCATCATTCCGATCATAAAGTCGATACCACAACAGCAAACCGCCACCATCCTTTAGAAAGTGTAATTCGGTTTATATTCACATTACTTGGCGTTTTTGTTATTGGTGCTCCTATTGGGATTGTTATGTTATATCAATCGATGTCCTTAGTTGCAACGCAATTTACACATGCCAATATTAAACTTCCTAAAAGTGTAGATAAAATAATGAGTTATGTTTTAGTGTCTCCAGATATGCATAAAGTTCATCATCATTATATGTTGCCTTATACGGATTCAAACTACGGAAATATTTTTTCGGTTTGGGATAGATTATTAGGGACTTATATGGATTTTGATCGCGAAAAATTAATTTATGGCGTTGATGTTTTTCCAGATGAAAAAGCTAACGGGAACATAAAAGAACTCTTAAAACAACCTTTTAAGAAATACGAGAGACCAACGATAATTTCCGACAAGGATTAA
- a CDS encoding glycerophosphodiester phosphodiesterase family protein, with product MKHLKIDIQGHRGCRGLLPENSLQAFAKAIDLGVDTLELDVAISKDKVVVVTHEPYMNSEICLDPKGNDIPKEDAEKYNLYGMTFEEIKQFDCGTKPYPRFPKQQKIKTYKPSLDEVIKEAKRLNPAIKFNIEIKSEPGYYDVFTPKPKEFVALVLEVISENNSFNETNLQSFDLQILEEIKIQSPKMIVALLVEEDEIILEKLNQMSYLPEIISPYYKLLDEEVVRNLHAENYKVIPWTLNTVVDMRKMISYKIDGIITDYPDILIKTLNE from the coding sequence TTGAAACATTTAAAAATTGATATACAAGGGCATCGTGGTTGCCGCGGATTATTACCAGAAAATAGTTTGCAAGCCTTTGCAAAGGCTATTGATTTGGGCGTAGACACATTAGAGTTAGATGTTGCAATTTCTAAAGATAAAGTTGTTGTGGTTACTCATGAACCTTATATGAACTCAGAAATTTGTCTAGATCCTAAAGGAAACGATATCCCGAAAGAAGATGCTGAGAAGTATAATTTATATGGAATGACGTTCGAAGAGATTAAACAATTTGATTGTGGTACAAAACCATATCCTAGATTTCCAAAACAACAAAAAATTAAAACTTACAAACCATCTTTAGATGAAGTTATAAAGGAGGCCAAAAGATTAAATCCTGCAATAAAATTTAACATTGAAATCAAATCGGAACCTGGATATTATGATGTTTTTACTCCAAAACCAAAAGAATTTGTAGCTTTAGTTTTAGAAGTAATAAGTGAAAACAACTCTTTTAATGAAACAAATTTGCAAAGCTTCGATTTACAAATTTTGGAAGAAATAAAAATCCAATCGCCTAAAATGATAGTTGCTCTTTTAGTTGAGGAAGATGAAATTATTTTGGAAAAACTTAATCAAATGAGTTATTTGCCAGAAATAATAAGTCCGTATTATAAATTACTAGATGAAGAAGTAGTAAGAAACCTGCATGCCGAAAACTATAAAGTTATTCCATGGACGTTAAATACCGTAGTGGATATGCGTAAAATGATAAGTTATAAAATAGATGGCATTATTACAGATTATCCTGATATACTCATCAAAACTCTAAACGAATAG
- a CDS encoding exo-beta-N-acetylmuramidase NamZ domain-containing protein, with amino-acid sequence MRLNVFKNTVLLFVLVMISCANVTKSKSENLTVLDDDVQKQVKEDKSIVVGANQTELYLPILKGKRIGIVANQTSVIFKTKEGNTNTHLVDSLLALNINIKSVFAPEHGFRGTADAGEVIKDGLDIKTNLPIVSLYGKNKKPSIEQLKGLDLVVFDIQDVGARFYTYISSLHYVMEACAEQYIPVLILDRPNPNGHYFDGPILEAAHKSFVGMHPIPTVHGMTIGEYAKMINGEKWLKNGIQCELQVIPVKNYHHNLEYSLPIKPSPNLPNDKSINLYPSLCFFEGTNVSAGRGTETQFQIFGSPFLNTETFTFQFKPKPNHGAKHPKYENKLCNGEDLTQTKNLNALNLNWLIKAYNNTENKANFFNSFFTKLAGTVKLKQQIEAGLNTSEIKATWADGLEAFGKTRAKYLIYE; translated from the coding sequence ATGCGATTAAATGTTTTCAAAAATACTGTTTTATTATTTGTTTTAGTAATGATTTCTTGTGCGAATGTCACGAAATCTAAGTCTGAAAACTTAACTGTTTTAGATGATGATGTTCAGAAACAAGTTAAGGAAGATAAAAGCATCGTTGTTGGTGCCAACCAAACGGAACTTTATTTACCAATACTTAAAGGAAAACGTATTGGTATTGTTGCCAACCAAACAAGTGTGATTTTTAAGACTAAAGAGGGGAATACCAACACTCATTTAGTGGATTCTCTGTTAGCTTTAAACATTAATATTAAATCGGTTTTTGCACCCGAACATGGTTTTAGAGGCACTGCAGATGCTGGAGAAGTAATTAAAGACGGCCTAGATATTAAAACAAATTTACCTATTGTTTCCCTTTACGGAAAAAACAAAAAACCATCTATAGAACAATTGAAAGGTTTAGATTTAGTTGTTTTCGATATTCAAGATGTTGGTGCTCGTTTTTACACTTATATTTCGAGTTTACATTATGTTATGGAAGCTTGCGCCGAACAATATATTCCTGTTTTAATTTTAGATAGACCTAACCCTAACGGACATTATTTTGATGGGCCTATTTTGGAAGCTGCGCATAAAAGCTTTGTGGGTATGCACCCAATACCAACAGTTCATGGTATGACGATTGGTGAATATGCTAAAATGATTAATGGTGAAAAGTGGTTAAAAAACGGGATTCAATGTGAATTACAGGTGATTCCTGTAAAAAACTACCATCATAATTTAGAATATAGTTTACCTATAAAACCGAGTCCGAATTTACCAAACGATAAATCGATAAACCTTTATCCAAGTTTATGCTTCTTTGAAGGCACAAACGTGAGCGCTGGGAGAGGAACGGAAACACAATTTCAGATTTTTGGAAGCCCGTTTTTAAATACTGAAACGTTTACTTTTCAATTTAAACCAAAGCCTAACCATGGAGCGAAACATCCCAAATATGAAAATAAATTATGCAATGGTGAAGATTTAACGCAAACTAAAAACTTGAATGCTCTTAACTTAAATTGGTTGATAAAGGCTTATAACAATACTGAAAATAAAGCAAATTTCTTTAATTCATTTTTCACAAAACTAGCAGGAACAGTGAAATTAAAGCAGCAAATTGAAGCAGGTTTGAATACTTCTGAAATTAAAGCAACTTGGGCTGATGGATTGGAAGCATTCGGTAAAACGCGTGCTAAATATTTAATTTACGAGTAA
- a CDS encoding ABC transporter permease — MNYEFFLAKRIIGSKAYKSSVSAPIIKIGIAAIAIGIVVMMIAIATGIGLQQKIRDKVVAFNGHVTISNFDSNNSQESIVPISKNQEFYPEFKDVDGIKHIQAVATKFGIIRTETDFEGAVFKGVGEDFDWSYFKEFLVEGTLPSFTKKWSEEVLISQYLADRLGFKVGEKFQMVFAKDDTEKAPNIITFNIVGIYNSGFQELDQQYLIGNIRHIQRINNWEDDQIGNFEVFISDYSELDEKGIEIYQNTPSTLNTITVSNKYSSIFEWIKIFDKNIYGIIGIMILVAGINMITALLVLILERTQMIGILKALGSNNWSIRKLFLYNASYLILLGLFWGNLLGLGLLFAQKYFKLFPLDPSVYYVSEAPVYISLTYIIALNVGTLVLCLLMLLIPSYIITKISPVKAIRFQ; from the coding sequence TTGAATTACGAGTTTTTTTTAGCCAAACGCATTATTGGCAGTAAAGCGTATAAAAGTAGTGTATCGGCACCAATAATAAAAATTGGTATTGCCGCTATTGCTATCGGTATTGTGGTCATGATGATTGCCATTGCCACTGGTATTGGTTTGCAACAAAAAATTCGTGATAAAGTGGTGGCGTTCAATGGGCATGTTACTATTAGTAATTTCGATAGTAACAACTCACAAGAAAGTATCGTGCCAATCTCTAAAAACCAGGAGTTTTATCCCGAATTTAAAGATGTCGATGGAATAAAACACATACAAGCTGTAGCTACAAAATTCGGTATAATTAGAACCGAAACCGATTTTGAAGGTGCTGTTTTTAAAGGTGTGGGAGAGGATTTTGATTGGAGCTACTTTAAAGAATTTCTAGTAGAAGGCACGTTGCCGAGTTTTACAAAGAAATGGAGTGAAGAAGTTTTAATTTCACAGTATTTAGCCGATCGATTAGGGTTTAAAGTTGGCGAGAAATTCCAAATGGTTTTTGCAAAAGATGATACGGAAAAAGCACCGAACATTATCACATTCAATATAGTAGGTATTTATAATTCAGGTTTTCAAGAATTAGATCAACAATATTTAATAGGAAACATACGCCACATACAACGTATAAATAATTGGGAAGACGACCAAATAGGGAATTTCGAAGTTTTTATTTCCGATTATTCGGAACTTGATGAAAAAGGAATAGAGATTTATCAAAATACACCATCAACACTTAATACTATTACGGTGAGCAATAAGTACAGCTCGATTTTCGAATGGATAAAAATATTCGACAAAAATATTTACGGTATTATTGGTATTATGATTCTCGTTGCAGGTATCAACATGATAACCGCATTACTCGTTTTAATATTAGAACGCACACAAATGATTGGGATTTTAAAAGCCCTCGGTAGCAACAATTGGAGCATACGTAAACTGTTTTTATACAACGCATCCTACCTTATTTTACTTGGTTTGTTTTGGGGGAATTTACTTGGTTTAGGCTTGCTATTTGCACAGAAATATTTTAAACTATTCCCACTCGATCCCAGTGTGTATTACGTCTCCGAAGCTCCTGTTTACATAAGTTTAACCTATATTATAGCGCTCAATGTTGGTACGCTCGTGCTTTGTTTGCTCATGCTCTTAATACCATCATACATCATTACAAAAATATCACCAGTAAAAGCCATTCGGTTTCAGTAA
- a CDS encoding DUF2721 domain-containing protein encodes MEQLTLTTPALLFSAISLIMLAYTNRFLAYAATIRDLHDKYRKKKDSVLMAQIENIKKRLYLTRSMQIFGISSLLLCVVTMFLIYIQQNAIAVWVFGLALIFLMASLSLLIIEIQISVKALEHHISDIENNE; translated from the coding sequence ATGGAACAACTTACGCTCACTACACCGGCACTTTTATTTTCGGCTATTTCATTAATTATGCTAGCCTATACTAATCGCTTTTTAGCTTATGCGGCAACTATTAGAGATCTACATGATAAGTATCGCAAAAAGAAAGATAGTGTACTTATGGCTCAAATTGAAAATATTAAAAAACGCTTATATCTAACCCGAAGCATGCAAATTTTTGGCATCTCTAGCCTTTTACTTTGCGTGGTTACTATGTTTTTAATTTATATTCAACAAAATGCTATTGCCGTTTGGGTTTTTGGTTTGGCTCTTATTTTCTTAATGGCTTCGCTATCTCTTTTAATTATTGAAATTCAAATTTCGGTAAAAGCATTGGAACATCATATTAGTGATATTGAGAATAATGAATGA
- a CDS encoding DUF2851 family protein codes for MQEDFLHYIWKFKKFQTQNLKTETGETVTVSSVGQHNFNSGPDFFNAKLTIGEQLWAGNVEIHIKSSDWYLHNHEQDPAYDGVILHVVWEHDTEIFRKDNTPIPTLVLRDYVDFTLLSNYKKLFANQNTWINCENNFAITDEFVLTNWLERLYFERLERKAETIDALLQESKNDWEAVLFKMLAKNFGLKVNGDAFLSLAQSIDFSVVRKTQSNLQSLEALLFGQANLLSESVEDAYFISLYKEHEFLKQKFQLKENQVLPLQFFRLRPPNFPTIRLSQLANLYYEHQNLFSKVIELDKLEDFYKLFNVSTSDFWKTHYTFKKVSKASVKVITKSFTDLLLINTILPLKFCYAKQKGQDVDVSILKMASKINSEKNSIVDAFNQLKKVSKSAFQSQSLIQLKTEYCDKNKCLQCAVGNSLLTK; via the coding sequence ATGCAAGAAGATTTTCTACACTATATCTGGAAATTCAAAAAATTTCAAACTCAAAACTTAAAAACAGAAACAGGCGAGACGGTTACCGTTAGTTCTGTGGGGCAACATAATTTTAATTCGGGACCAGATTTTTTCAATGCAAAACTTACAATAGGTGAGCAACTTTGGGCAGGTAATGTAGAAATTCATATAAAATCATCCGATTGGTATTTGCATAATCATGAACAAGATCCGGCTTACGATGGTGTTATTCTGCATGTAGTTTGGGAGCACGATACTGAGATTTTTAGAAAAGATAACACACCAATTCCAACACTTGTTTTACGAGATTATGTGGATTTTACACTTTTAAGTAATTACAAAAAGCTATTTGCCAATCAAAATACATGGATAAACTGCGAAAATAATTTTGCAATCACCGATGAGTTTGTTCTAACCAATTGGCTAGAACGCCTATATTTTGAGCGCTTAGAACGTAAAGCAGAAACTATTGATGCACTTTTGCAAGAATCTAAAAACGATTGGGAAGCAGTACTTTTTAAAATGCTTGCTAAAAACTTCGGATTGAAAGTAAATGGCGATGCGTTTTTGAGTTTGGCACAATCAATTGATTTTTCGGTAGTAAGAAAAACGCAATCTAATTTACAAAGTTTAGAAGCGTTGTTGTTCGGGCAAGCCAATTTATTGTCGGAATCTGTGGAAGACGCTTATTTTATTAGTCTATATAAAGAGCATGAGTTTCTAAAACAGAAGTTTCAACTAAAAGAAAATCAAGTATTGCCATTACAGTTTTTTAGATTACGGCCACCAAATTTCCCAACTATTCGATTATCACAATTGGCAAACTTGTATTATGAGCATCAAAATTTATTTTCAAAAGTCATTGAGTTAGATAAATTAGAGGATTTCTATAAACTATTCAATGTCTCAACTTCCGATTTTTGGAAAACACATTATACTTTTAAAAAAGTATCTAAAGCTTCAGTAAAAGTGATAACTAAATCATTCACAGATTTATTATTAATAAACACTATTCTTCCATTAAAATTCTGCTATGCCAAACAAAAAGGACAAGATGTTGATGTTTCAATTTTAAAAATGGCTTCAAAAATTAATTCAGAAAAAAATAGTATTGTTGATGCTTTTAATCAGCTTAAAAAGGTATCGAAATCTGCATTTCAGTCGCAATCACTTATTCAGCTAAAAACAGAATATTGCGATAAAAATAAATGTTTGCAATGTGCGGTTGGAAATTCACTTTTAACTAAATAA
- a CDS encoding PspC domain-containing protein: protein MNNIYKPLLFFQKHGYYVCQRIADRFGIRAKVVRTSFMYLTFVTVGFGFALYLFLAFWMRIKDLIYTKRSSVFDL from the coding sequence ATGAACAATATCTATAAACCCTTATTGTTTTTTCAGAAGCATGGTTACTACGTATGCCAACGTATTGCCGATCGTTTTGGTATTCGTGCTAAAGTAGTACGTACATCATTTATGTACCTCACCTTTGTAACGGTTGGTTTTGGTTTTGCTCTGTATTTGTTTCTTGCTTTTTGGATGCGTATAAAAGATTTAATTTACACAAAACGCTCTTCGGTTTTCGACCTATAA
- a CDS encoding potassium channel family protein, with protein sequence MNPLIRIFRTKIYTAVFLLVLILLVGVFGYMMISDYTAIDALYMTVITITTVGFGEVVPLDNNSKIFTIFLILTSIVIVGYALSTITEYILSKDHIEELKQKKMQKKIDSFSNHIIICGYGRNGKQAAVKLAAHNRSFVIIEKNKEMIERLELDNAPYVIGNANEDETLVLAGVDRASCFISALPNDADNLFVVLSARQINPKINIISRASQESSYNKLKFAGANNVILPDKIGGDHMASLVVVPGLMEFIDNLSIVGKSDINIEEVAVEKLHSNNKVKTIRDLDLRRKTGCTVIGYKDENGEYIVNPEAELELAENSKIIVLGRPEQIEALNSAYNIEQ encoded by the coding sequence ATGAATCCATTAATAAGAATTTTTAGAACTAAAATTTATACTGCCGTATTTTTGCTTGTTCTTATTCTGCTAGTTGGCGTTTTTGGCTACATGATGATTTCGGATTATACCGCCATCGATGCCCTATATATGACTGTTATTACTATTACAACAGTTGGTTTTGGGGAAGTGGTACCGTTAGACAATAATTCCAAAATATTCACCATTTTTTTAATTTTAACTAGTATTGTAATCGTTGGTTACGCCTTATCTACTATAACGGAGTATATTTTAAGTAAAGACCATATTGAAGAATTAAAACAGAAAAAGATGCAGAAGAAAATTGATAGCTTTAGTAACCATATTATTATTTGTGGTTATGGTCGAAATGGGAAACAAGCGGCCGTAAAATTAGCAGCTCACAACCGTTCTTTTGTAATTATAGAAAAGAACAAAGAAATGATTGAGCGGCTAGAGTTGGATAACGCACCTTATGTTATAGGGAATGCTAATGAAGATGAAACCCTTGTGTTGGCAGGTGTAGATCGAGCTAGTTGTTTTATATCGGCGTTACCTAATGATGCAGATAATTTATTTGTGGTGCTTTCGGCTAGGCAAATTAATCCAAAGATTAATATTATAAGTCGTGCATCGCAAGAGTCATCTTATAATAAATTAAAATTCGCAGGTGCTAATAATGTTATTTTACCAGATAAAATTGGTGGCGATCACATGGCCTCTTTGGTTGTTGTACCAGGTCTTATGGAGTTTATTGATAACCTATCTATTGTTGGTAAATCGGATATCAATATAGAAGAAGTAGCTGTAGAAAAACTACATAGTAATAATAAGGTTAAAACTATTCGTGATTTAGATTTACGCCGAAAAACGGGATGTACCGTAATTGGTTATAAAGATGAGAACGGAGAATATATAGTAAATCCAGAAGCAGAGCTTGAGTTAGCCGAAAATTCGAAAATTATAGTTTTAGGACGTCCAGAACAAATTGAAGCTTTAAATTCTGCGTATAATATAGAGCAGTAA